Genomic DNA from Turicibacter faecis:
GGAGGGAAAGACATGTTAAGACCATTAAACGATAATGTTGTTATCGAAATTGTTGAGCTTGAGAAGAAAACGGCAAGTGGGATCATTCTTTCAAAAGAGACTTCAAAGCCAAGTCACTCAGAGGGTGTTATCGTGGCCGTTGGGGAAGGAAAGTGTTTAGAGAATGGAACGCTTAAGACGCCTTCTGTTAGTGTAGGACAACGTGTCATTTATAATGGATTTGCGGGAACAAAAGTTTCCCATCAAGGAAAAGATTTAGTTATTTTATCATCGGATGATGTTTTAGCGGTTGTTGAGTAAGTTATAAATAGATATTAATATAAGGGAGGATTTTATAGTATGGCAAAAGAGATTTTATTTGCAGAAGATGCCCGCCGTGCAATGATTCGTGGTGTGGATAAGTTAGCTGATACGGTGAAGGTAACTTTAGGACCAAAGGGACGAAATGTTATTTTAGAACAAAAGTTTGGAACGCCCCAAATTATTAATGATGGTGTCTCAATAGCTAAGGAAATTGAGTTAGAGGATAAATTTGAAAATATGGGAGCTAGATTAGTTGCTCAAGTTGCAAGTCGAACAAATGATGTTGCGGGTGATGGAACGACAACAGCGACAGTTTTAGCACAGGCGATGATTAGGGAAGGAAATAAAAATATTGTGGCTGGAGCCAATCCAATAACGATTCGCCGTGGAATTGAGCGTGCCGTGAAAGTAGCGGTAGAAGCATTAAAGGCTAATTCAAAACCAATTGAAGGCAAAGAATCAATTGCTAACGTAGCAGCTATTTCAGCAGCAGATGAGGAAATCGGTAAACTGATTGCTGAGGCAATGGAGCGAGTTGGAAATGATGGTGTTATTACACTTGAAGAGTCAAAAGGTTTTGAAACGACAATGGATATTGTTGAGGGGATGCAGTTTGACCGCGGATACTTATCTTCTTATATGGTGACTGATACGGATAAAATGGAAGCCGTTTTGGATAATCCCTATATTTTAGTAACCGACTCTAAGGTAGGTACTTTACAGGATATTTTACCTATTCTTGAACAATTGGTTCAAACAGGACGTCCAATGGTCATTGTAGCAGACGATATTGAAAATGAGGCATTGGCAGCATTAGTTGTTAATAAGTTACGTGGAACATTTAATGTTGTAGCTGTTAAGGCTCCAGGTTTTGGTGATCGTCGCAAACGCATGTTAGAAGATATTGCTATTTTAACGGGTGCACAGTTAGTAACAGAAGAATTAGGATTAGAATTAAAAAATACAACGTTGGATCAGTGCGGACGTGCTGGACGAGTGATTGTAACCAAAGATCATACAACCGTTGTTGAAGGAACAGGTTCACAAATGGACATTAATGCTAGAATTGCTCAAATTCGCGCAGAACTTGAAAATACAACATCGGAGTTTGATAAAGAAAAATTATTAGAGCGTTTAGCGAAGTTAAGCGGTGGTGTGGCTGTTATTAAGGTTGGAGCCGCAACGGAAACGGAGCTTAAAGAAAGAAAATTACGCATTGAAGATGCCCTTAATGCAACTCGTGCAGCAGTTCAGGAAGGAATTGTCGCAGGTGGTGGAACAGCCTACATGAATATTTATAATGAGGTATCAAAAATTGAGGCATCAGGTGATGAAGCAACAGGAATTCAGATTGTATTGAAGGCATTAGAGGCTCCAGTTCGTCAGATTGCTGAAAATGCGGGAATTGAAGGATCTATTATTATTCATAAATTGAAAGAGTTAGAGGCCGGATATGGATATAATGCTGCGACAGATGAGTTTGTAGATATGTTTAAAACCGGTATTGTTGACCCAACGAAGGTGACTCGCTCAGCATTACAGAATGCAGCTAGTATTTCTGCTTCTTTCTTAACGGCTGAAGCAGCGGTTGTAGAAATTGAAAAACCTCAAGTTTCACCGGCATCACCTGACATGAGCGGTATGGGAATGATGTAAAAAAAAATCTCTAGATTTTTCTAGAGATTTTTTTTATTATAAAGGAAAGAGGAAATGGAGGTTTTTTTATGAAGGGAATTGGTACTGATATCATTGAGATTAAAAGAATAAGTGAAGTGCGGCAAAAGGAACGATTTATTGATAAAATTTTAAGTGAGGAAGAAGTCACTTTGTATTCCCAATTTGTTAGTGAAAAGAGAAAAAATGAATTTATTGCAGGGAGATGGGCTGTTAAAGAGGCCTTATATAAGGCATTAGGGTCATTTTGCCACGGGAAAAAATATCAAGATTTTAGTATTGTCAATGATGAGACGGGGAAACC
This window encodes:
- the acpS gene encoding holo-ACP synthase, with product MKGIGTDIIEIKRISEVRQKERFIDKILSEEEVTLYSQFVSEKRKNEFIAGRWAVKEALYKALGSFCHGKKYQDFSIVNDETGKPYLLKPVIENVHLSISHCDHYAVAFVVWE
- the groL gene encoding chaperonin GroEL (60 kDa chaperone family; promotes refolding of misfolded polypeptides especially under stressful conditions; forms two stacked rings of heptamers to form a barrel-shaped 14mer; ends can be capped by GroES; misfolded proteins enter the barrel where they are refolded when GroES binds), with the translated sequence MAKEILFAEDARRAMIRGVDKLADTVKVTLGPKGRNVILEQKFGTPQIINDGVSIAKEIELEDKFENMGARLVAQVASRTNDVAGDGTTTATVLAQAMIREGNKNIVAGANPITIRRGIERAVKVAVEALKANSKPIEGKESIANVAAISAADEEIGKLIAEAMERVGNDGVITLEESKGFETTMDIVEGMQFDRGYLSSYMVTDTDKMEAVLDNPYILVTDSKVGTLQDILPILEQLVQTGRPMVIVADDIENEALAALVVNKLRGTFNVVAVKAPGFGDRRKRMLEDIAILTGAQLVTEELGLELKNTTLDQCGRAGRVIVTKDHTTVVEGTGSQMDINARIAQIRAELENTTSEFDKEKLLERLAKLSGGVAVIKVGAATETELKERKLRIEDALNATRAAVQEGIVAGGGTAYMNIYNEVSKIEASGDEATGIQIVLKALEAPVRQIAENAGIEGSIIIHKLKELEAGYGYNAATDEFVDMFKTGIVDPTKVTRSALQNAASISASFLTAEAAVVEIEKPQVSPASPDMSGMGMM
- a CDS encoding co-chaperone GroES, with translation MLRPLNDNVVIEIVELEKKTASGIILSKETSKPSHSEGVIVAVGEGKCLENGTLKTPSVSVGQRVIYNGFAGTKVSHQGKDLVILSSDDVLAVVE